The genomic region TAGACGACGAGGCCCCAGTCGAGCGCGTCGAGGAGCGCGAGGTGGGCGTACTCGCCCTTCCTCTTGGCGGTGAGGATCTGGTACGTCGCGATGGTGACGGGCTTGACCTCGCGGGACTGGCCCGAGTACTCGCCGATCTCGTCCTCGGTGAGCGTGGTGCGCTTCAGCAGCTCGGAGCGCCACTGACGCGCCGACACCGTGTTCGTGACGAGGATCAGGGTGGTCGTCTTGGCGCGGGCCATGGCGGCGGCGCCGACGAGCGTCTTGCCGGCGCCGCAGGGGAGGACGACGACTCCGGATCCGCCGTCGAGGAAGTGGTCGACCGCGTCCGTCTGGTAGCCGCGCAGGGTCCAGCCGTCCTCCACGAGCGCCATGTCGTGGGGCGTGCCGGGCGTGTAGCCGGCGAGGTCCTCGGCGGGCCAGCCGATCTTCACGAGCTCCTGCTTGAGCTGGCCGCGCGCCCAGGCCTGCACGCGGTAGGTCGTCGCGTCGACGCGCTCGGTGAGCAGCGGCGCGATGCGGCGGGAGCTCGCGACCTCCGACAGGACCGCGGACTCGGTGCTCGAGATCTGCAGCCCGCCGTCGGCGTCGCGCCCGATGACGAGGCGGCCGTAGCGGCCGACGGTGTCCTTCACGTCCACCGTGACCGACTGCGGCACGGGGAACCGGGAGTAGCGCTCGAGGGTCGCGAGCATGTCCTCGGCCGCGTGGCCGGCGGCGCGCGCGTTCCAGAGGCCGAGCCGGGTGATCCGGTACGTGTGGATGTGCTCGGGCGCGCGCTCCAGCTCGGCGAAGACGGCGAGGTCGTGTCGCGCGTCCTCCGCGTCCGCGTGGGCCACCTCGAGGAGGACGGTGCGGTCGCTCTGGACGATGAGGGGGCCGTCGGGCATGCCCGCCAGCCTAGGCGCGCTCACGCGGTCGCCGGTCCGGGGGAGATCGCCAGGATGCTCGAGAGGGGGAGGGTGCGCTCGACGTCGGCGACCCGGTCGCGGGCGCGCAGGCGTCCGCCGGCGACGCTGGAGGGCTCGAGCACGTGATCCACCTCGCGGCCGTCCGGCATGCGCACGCGGACGCGGAGCGCGGCCTTGGCGCGGATCGCCACCTCGAGCTGGCGCGTGGTCCACGCCGCTCCGTCGTCGGGGCCGTCGGCCGCGCGGACGCGGGCGACGAGGGCGTCGGCGGCATCGGGCTCGGGCTCCGCGACAGCGTGCGGGGCCGGGGCGGTCCGTCCCGCCGGTGCGATGCGGCGTCCCCGATCGTCCTCGCGGACGGGGGCGAGCCGGGCGGCCGCGAGCGCGCGCTCGACGGCGTCGGGCGATGCGGCCGACGTGAGCACCGCGTCGCCCGCGCGCACGAGCCGCAGCGGCGCGAGGTCGCGGTCGACGAGGAGGGTGGCGAGCAGCGGCCCGTCCTCGGAGACGATCGCGGTCCGGGCGTCCGGGACCGCGTCGGAGGGCGACGCCGGACGCACGCGGAGGCGGCCGAAGCGGGCGGCGGCCTCGTCGATGAGGTAGGCGAGGGGCTGGGGGATGCCGGTCAGCGAGACGTCCGCCAGGAGGGCGCGGATGGCGTCCGGCGTCCCGCCGGACGCGAGGGCGCGCGTGACGGATGCGGCGGAGATCCGGTAGGTCGCGGCGAGCCCCCGGCCCTCCGCGTCGGCGACCTCGAGCAGGCGCGATTCGACCGCGGGGTCGAGCGGGCCGGGGGAGACGACGGTGAGGTCGTGCTGCAGGTAGACCCGGTCGACCTCGGCGGGCAGGTGCGGCGCGAGCGCGGCGGAGGCGGCTCCGGGTCCCGTCATGAGGAGGGCGCGGCCCGCGGAGCTCGGGACGTCGCCCGTCGTGATCCCGAGGAGGCCGGCGTCGCGCGTGAACGCGGTGATGCGCTCGCCGATCCACGCGGATCCGCCGGGGAAGCGCCAGAGGACGCTGTCGACGAGCCCCGCTCCCCACGACGCGTCGGCGCGCTCGGCGAGGATCCCGCGTGTCGTCGGTGCCAGCGCGTCCAGCCAGGCGGCGGCGAGGGCCTCCCATCGTCCGGCGGTCGGTCGCGCGGACCACGCGGCCGCCGTCGCGGCCGTCGACCAGGTGCGGCCGGACCGCGCCACGAGCCCCGCGCGCTCGGCGAGGGACAGGTGGGTGGGGACGTCGTCGAGGTCGGTGCCGAGCGCGGCAGCCAGCCGACGCGCGTCGGGCAGGGACATGCCGCCGCGGCTCAGCTCGCGCGCCGGCTCGCGGTCCAGCTCCTCGATGAGGGCGGCGACGGCCACCACCGAGCGGAAGGCGCTCTCGCCCGCCCTCCGGTCGACCTCCTCGGGGTCGACGCGCGGGACGGCGGCGAGCGGCGCGGGAGGGGCGAGGCGGGCCAGCTCGTCCGCCCCCGGGAGGCCGGCCGCTGGCCAGGCGGAGAGGGCGGCCGCGACCTCCGGATGCGTCGTGATGCCCGCGTCGTCGACGACGGCGAGGAGCGTGTCCGCGGCGCGGTGGGCGGCGTCCGCCAGACCTGCCGGATCCAGCGGGTCCTCGCCCGAGCGGCGGGACAGCGCGTCGCGGACTGCGCCCAGTCCGACGGGCTGCGCGGTCGCCCCCTCCTCGGCGGCGACCGCGAGGACGGCCAGCGCCGCGCGATCGAGCTGCTCCAGGGCCCGCGCGACGGCCTCCGGGGCGAGCAGCGCGTCCGCGAGGTCGAAGAGGTCGGCGATGCGCGCGGCGTCGATGCCGCGGTCGCGGACCAGGGCGGCGAGCGTCGTGTCGTCGAGCGCGCGGAGTCGGGCCGCGAGCACGAGGGCGTCGGTCATGGTCGTCCCGCTAGCGGGACGTGCCGTCCATGCGACGTCGGCGCCGGACGCTGATGATGAGGATCGCGATGAAGAGGAGCGCGGCGATGGGGATCCCCACGGCCGGCAGCAGCAGGATGACCTGCCACAGGGGGGTGCTGTACTGCGACGCGTCGACCGCGATGAGCGGCGCCAGCAGGATCGCGAGGATGCTCAGCACGGCGACCAGGAGGATGCCGGCGAGCATGTAGGCGAGGACGCGCTCGGCCCGGCCCTCGCTCGGTGCGGTCTCGGATGCCATCCCCTCAGACTACGCCGTGGCCTGCGCCCGGGCGCGTCGTGCGGGGCCGCGGGCACCGGTCGAGCCCCGCCGACACGGGCCCGGGCGGGGCCCGGCGAATAGACTGGACCGCCAATCAGCACATCGAGCCCCTCCGGGGCGAGGGAAGAGGATCGCATGCCCACCGGCAAGGTGAAGTTCTACGACGAGGACAAGGGGTTCGGGTTCATCAGCTCGGACGACGGCCAGGAGGTATTCCTGCACGCGTCGGCCCTGCCCTCGGGCGTCGCCGGCGTGAAGGCCGGCACCCGGCTCGAGTTCGGCATCGCGGACGGCAAGCGCGGCGCGCAGGCCCTCTCCGCGCGGATCCTCGACGCCCCGCCCTCGCTCGCCCGCATGTCCCGCAAGCCCGCCGACGACATGGCCGTCATCGTCGAGGACCTCGTGAAGGTGCTCGACGGCATCGGCACCGGCCTGAAGCGGGGCCGCTACCCCGAGGCGGCGCACGGCCGGAAGATCGCGGCGCTGCTGCGCCGGGTCGCGGAGGAGCTCGATGCCTGAGCCGCGGGACGACGAGACGACGACCGGGGACGAGGCTCCCGTGGATGCGGCTGACGCGATGCCCGACGACGTGACGAACGACGAGACGGCGACCGGTGACGTGGCGACGGAGGACGAGGCGCCCCGGGAGCCCGCCGTCCCCGACGCCGAGCTCCTCGCGGCCGTGGACCTCGCGCGCGCGGCGCTGCTCGAGATCACGCCGGCCGAGACCGTCGGGTCGCCTGCCGGGTCGATCGTCGAGGGCGACCGCGTGCTGTCGCTCCTCTTCGCGAACACGATGCCCGGGTACCCCGGCTGGTTCTGGACCGTGACGCTCGCCCGCGTCGACGACGCCGCTCCGACGGTGCTCGAGGCCGAGCTGATGCCCGGCGAGGGCGCCCTGCTCTCGCCCGAGTGGCTGCCGTGGTCCGACCGGCTCGCCGGCATCGAGGCCGATCAGGAGGCCGAGCGCCTCGCGGCGGAGTCCGACGAGGATGACGACGACGAGGACGACGACTCCACGGAGGACGCCGAGGACACGGACGACGTCCTCGACGGCGTCGACTTCGAGGCGCCCGCGTCGGACGACGACGACGACGACGATGACGACGATGACGACGATGACGACGATGACGACGATGACGACGATGACGACGATGACGACGACACGAGCTTCGACGGCGCCGATCGCTGATCCGCATCCCGCATGACGACGGCGGCGGCCCCCGAGGGGACCGCCGCCGTCGTCGTCTCCGGGAGGGCCGGGTCAGCCCGCGCCCTGCTCCACCACGAACTCGATGCAGCGCACGAGCGCCCGCACGTCGTCCGGCTCGATGGCCGTGAACGTCGCGACCCGCAGCTGGTTGCGCCCGAGCTTCCGGTACGGCTCGGTGTCGACGACCCCGTTCGCGCGCAGCGTCCTCGCGACGGCCGCCGCGTCGATGGAGTCGTCGAAGTCCATCGTCACCACGACCTGCGAGCGGTGCGCGGGATCCGCGACGAACGGACGCGCGCACTCCACGCGCTCCGCCCACTCGTAGAGGACGGAGGACGACTCGCGCGTCCGGGCGTCCGCCCACGCCAGCCCGCCGGCCCGCTCGATCCAGTCCAGCTGGTCCTCGAGCATCAGGAGCGTGGCGAGGGCCGGGGTGTTCAGCGTCTGGTTCAGGCGGGAGTTGTCGACGGCGTTCTTGAGGCTCAAGAACTCGGGGATCCACCGGCCGGACGCCGCGATGCGCTCCACACGCTCGAGGGCGGCGGGGGAGAACAGCGCGAGCCAGACGCCGCCGTCGCTCGCCAGGTTCTTCTGCGGCGCGAAGTAGTAGACGTCGGCCTGGGCGGCGTCGAAGTCGATGCCGCCGGCCGCGCTCGTCGCGTCGACGACCGTGAGCGCGCCCTCGTCGCCGTGGACGCGCGTGACGGGGGCCATGACGCCCGTCGAGGTCTCGTTGTGCGGCCACGCGTAGACGTCGACGCCCTCCAGCGGGTTCGCGGAGGCGCGGCTCCCGGGCTCGGCGCGGATCACGTCGGGCGCTTCGAGGAAGGGCGCCGCGGCGGCCTTCGCGAACTTGCCGCCGAACTCGCCGAACACGAGGTTCTGGCTGCGGCGCTCGATGAGGGAGAAGGCGGCGGCGTCCCAGAAGGCCGTGGATCCGCCGTTGCCCAGCACGACCTCGTAGCCGTCGGGCAGGCGGAAGAGCCGGGAGAGCCCGTCGCGGACGCGCCCGACCATGTCCTTCACGGGTGCCTGGCGGTGGGAGGTGCCGAGGATCTGCGCACCCGCGAGCGCGAGGTGGTCGAGCTGCGCCTGCCGGACCTTGGACGGCCCGCAGCCGAATCGTCCGTCGAGGGGCAGCAGTTCGGTGGGGATCTTCGTGGTCGGCATGCGGCAATGGTAGGGGACCGTCCGCCGCCGCCTCGGGTGGTCCGAAGACCCGCGCCGGTCATCCCGCACCCGGGGAAGTAGGCTGGTCCACGGCGCAAGGGAGGCCCGATGACTGATCTCGTGGACACGACGGAGATGTACCTCCGCACCATCCTCGACCTCGAGGAGGAGGCCATCGTCCCGCTGCGCGCGCGCATCTCGGAGCGCCTCGGCCACTCGGGTCCCACCGTCTCGCAGACGGTGGCGCGCATGGAGCGCGACGGCCTCGTGATCGTCAGCGGCGACCGCCACCTGGAGCTCACCCCCGAGGGCCGGAGCAAGGCCGTGCACGTGATGCGCAAGCACCGCCTGGCGGAGCGCCTCCTCAGCGACGTCATCGGCCTCGAGTGGGAGTTCGTCCACGACGAGGCCTGCCGCTGGGAGCATGTGATGAGCGAGCAGGTGGAGCGCAAGATCCTCGACCTCCTCGGGCACCCCACGGAGTCGCCGTACGGCAACCCCATCCCCGGACTCGACGAGCTGGGGGACTCGCCCGCCGTGGCGTTCATGGCCGGCGTCGTGAGCATCGTCGAGGCCTCGCTCGGCACGACCGAGGACGCCCCCGCGCGCGGCGTGATCCGCCGGCTGGGCGAGCCCGTGCAGTTCGACCCCGAGCTCCTCTCGCAGCTCAAGCAGGCCGGCGTGCTGCCGGGTGCGACCGGGTCCTTCTCCCGCGAGGGCGCGTACGTCCTGGTGCGGGTCGACGGGGCGGGACCGGGGCTCGAGCTGCCGCTCGAGGTCGCGGGGCACATCTTCATCGAGCGCTGAACCCGACGCGGTCCGGCATCGGCGCCGGGCGGATCGCCAGGACCACCCCCGGACGGGGGCCGCGACCGGGGCTCGCCGCCGTCACCGGGGGTTCTGTCCCGCATCCGTCGTGAGGATGACGTCTGCCGTTATGGATTCGTTAGAAATATGGTCCCTCAGGATGACAAACGGGTGCGCGTCCCTTACTCTCGAACAGGTCCGACCGACCACCACAGAGGTTCCGGGCCTGATGCAGGGCGTCTCGACACCCGTCCCCTGCATGAGTACCCCTCGACGACCTTGGAGGGACGGGGCGCCAGCATGTCCGGCGTCGAGACGCAGGAGGTTGACAACTTGGCCCATGGTGACATCAGCGGTTCCGTCGGGAACGCGTCCGACCCGACCCGACCGCCCGCACCCGGGATGGATCGCCTGCCCACTCGCCGCGAGCTCCGCGCCGCCGAGAGCGCGAAGGCCGTCCGCCCGCGTCGCGACTCCGCGACCCGCACGCTCCAGGCTCCCGCGCCCCGCCTGACCCCGGCCCCCGTGCCGGCCGGTCGGTCGCGCCGCACCAAGGCCGCCAACGCGGTCGTGATGACCTTCGTCACCGGCCTCGTCGGCGTCATGGCGATCCCGGCGTACGCCGTCGGATCCTCGCTCGAGCACACCTCGTCCGCCGAGGGCGCCTCGCTGCAGGACTACACGGCCGCCAACGCGCAGGTCGTCACCGCCGACAACGCGTCCTCCGCGCCGGTCGAGGAGGAGAGCTTCACCGCCACCTCCGTCGCCGACCTCAACGCGCAGAAGGCGGCCGCCGCGCGCGCCGCCCTCGCCGAGCAGCGCCGCACCCAGCTCGCCTCCTCGGCCACGAGCTACACGGGCGCGTCCCCGTCCCAGCCCGCGCAGAACCCGATCTACCCGGGCACCTCGGCTACCGGCGTCGCCGCCGTCGCCCGTCAGTACCTCGGCGTGCCCTACGTCTTCGGCGGCAACACCCCCGTCGGCTTCGACTGCTCGGGCCTCGTCCAGTACGTCTTCGCGCAGTTCGGCCTCAACCTCGCGCACTCGGTGCGGGCGCAGGACGCGGCTGGCTTCACGGTCCCGGCCTCCGAGGCCCGTGCCGGCGACATCGTGGTGTGGAACGACGGCAGCCACGACGGCATCTACACCGGCAACGGCATCATGATCGACGCGCCGAAGCCCGGCGACTACGTCAAGGAGCGCCCGGTCTGGAGCTCCAACGTGCACTACGTCCGCCTCCTGGGCTGACGACCGGCACGAGATCGACCGGGAGGCCGGCGGCACGCACCCTGTGGGATGCGCCGCCGGCCTCCTGCGTTCCCCGGGACAAACGGGGGACGCTGGGCTACCCTGTCCGGTGAGACGTCCCTCGACCCGCCCGGGAGCCCCGATGACCACCGCACCTGACATCCGCACCATGGATGCGCACGTGCGCCACGGACATCGGCACCATCCCCGGGCGGGCAGTCACCTGGTCCACCCGAGCGGTCACCCGCTCTCCTAGAAGGCATCGCCGAGCACTCGGCGGTGCCTTCGCGTGTTCCCGGGGGCGGGACGCCTCATTCGGATTCCTGGAAGCCGTCCAGGCCGGTCTGAGAGGGATGTCGTGCGCACACTGGTACTCAACGCGGGCTTCGAGCCGCTCGCCGTCGTGTCGTTCAAGCGGGCCCTGGTGCTCGTGCTGAGCGGCAAGGCCACCATGCTCGCCCAGGACGAGGAGCACCCGATCCTCGGCAACGGCGGGGCCTGGGGCCGCCCGTCCGTGATCCTGCTGACGCGGTACGTGCGGATCCCGCACGCGCGCCGCGTGCCCGTCTCGCGGCGCGGGGTGCTGCGGCGGGACGGGGGGCGGTGCGCCTACTGCGCCCGCAACGCGACCACCATCGACCACGTCCTCCCGCGCTCGCGCGGCGGCAAGGACACATGGGAGAACCTCGTCGCCTGCTGCCTCTCGTGCAACAACCGCAAGAGCGACCGCACGCCGGAGGAGATGGGCTGGACGCTGCGGACGTCACCGCGGGCGCCGCAGGGGAGCGGCTGGGTGGTCAGCGGGATGGAGCGCCCCGCTCCCGGGTGGGACGAGTTCCTGGCGCCGGCCGCCTGATCGCGCCGCCCCGCCTCCGTAGGCTGAGGGGATGACCGCCGACGCTCGCGACCCCTCCACCCCCGACGACCCGTTCCTCTGGCTGGAGGAGATCCACGGCGACAGGGCGCTCGCCTGGGTGCGCGCGGAGAACGAGCGGACGCTGGGCCGGTCGCCCGAGGGATCGCGCGCCGAGCTGACGGGCGAGCTGCTCGAGGTGCTGGAGTCGGACGAGCGGATCCCGTACGTCACGCGGCACGGCGAGCACCTCTACAACCTCTGGCGCGACGCCGAGCACGTGCAGGGGCTCTGGCGGCGCACCACGCTCGACGAGTACCAGGCGCCGGCGCCCGAGTGGGAGGTGCTGCTCGACCTGGACGCGCTGGGCGCGGCCGAGGGGATCCCGTGGCAGTTCTCGCGGGCGCA from Clavibacter michiganensis subsp. insidiosus harbors:
- a CDS encoding DNA repair helicase XPB; amino-acid sequence: MPDGPLIVQSDRTVLLEVAHADAEDARHDLAVFAELERAPEHIHTYRITRLGLWNARAAGHAAEDMLATLERYSRFPVPQSVTVDVKDTVGRYGRLVIGRDADGGLQISSTESAVLSEVASSRRIAPLLTERVDATTYRVQAWARGQLKQELVKIGWPAEDLAGYTPGTPHDMALVEDGWTLRGYQTDAVDHFLDGGSGVVVLPCGAGKTLVGAAAMARAKTTTLILVTNTVSARQWRSELLKRTTLTEDEIGEYSGQSREVKPVTIATYQILTAKRKGEYAHLALLDALDWGLVVYDEVHLLPAPVFKLTADLQARRRLGLTATLVREDGREGDVFSLIGPKRFDAPWKEIEAQGFISPAECFEVRIDLPDDERLVYAAAADDERYRLAATAPAKLDVARALVERHSGESILVIGQYLEQIDELAEALGAPKLTGATPVAERERLYQAFRDGTERVLVVSKVANFSVDLPDATVAIQVSGSFGSRQEEAQRLGRLLRPEASGLSASFYTLVSRDTVDQDFAQNRQRFLAEQGYSYTILDAAGIAA
- a CDS encoding helicase-associated domain-containing protein — its product is MTDALVLAARLRALDDTTLAALVRDRGIDAARIADLFDLADALLAPEAVARALEQLDRAALAVLAVAAEEGATAQPVGLGAVRDALSRRSGEDPLDPAGLADAAHRAADTLLAVVDDAGITTHPEVAAALSAWPAAGLPGADELARLAPPAPLAAVPRVDPEEVDRRAGESAFRSVVAVAALIEELDREPARELSRGGMSLPDARRLAAALGTDLDDVPTHLSLAERAGLVARSGRTWSTAATAAAWSARPTAGRWEALAAAWLDALAPTTRGILAERADASWGAGLVDSVLWRFPGGSAWIGERITAFTRDAGLLGITTGDVPSSAGRALLMTGPGAASAALAPHLPAEVDRVYLQHDLTVVSPGPLDPAVESRLLEVADAEGRGLAATYRISAASVTRALASGGTPDAIRALLADVSLTGIPQPLAYLIDEAAARFGRLRVRPASPSDAVPDARTAIVSEDGPLLATLLVDRDLAPLRLVRAGDAVLTSAASPDAVERALAAARLAPVREDDRGRRIAPAGRTAPAPHAVAEPEPDAADALVARVRAADGPDDGAAWTTRQLEVAIRAKAALRVRVRMPDGREVDHVLEPSSVAGGRLRARDRVADVERTLPLSSILAISPGPATA
- a CDS encoding cold-shock protein, encoding MPTGKVKFYDEDKGFGFISSDDGQEVFLHASALPSGVAGVKAGTRLEFGIADGKRGAQALSARILDAPPSLARMSRKPADDMAVIVEDLVKVLDGIGTGLKRGRYPEAAHGRKIAALLRRVAEELDA
- a CDS encoding DUF3027 domain-containing protein, translating into MPEPRDDETTTGDEAPVDAADAMPDDVTNDETATGDVATEDEAPREPAVPDAELLAAVDLARAALLEITPAETVGSPAGSIVEGDRVLSLLFANTMPGYPGWFWTVTLARVDDAAPTVLEAELMPGEGALLSPEWLPWSDRLAGIEADQEAERLAAESDEDDDDEDDDSTEDAEDTDDVLDGVDFEAPASDDDDDDDDDDDDDDDDDDDDDDDDDDDDTSFDGADR
- the serC gene encoding phosphoserine transaminase, with amino-acid sequence MPTTKIPTELLPLDGRFGCGPSKVRQAQLDHLALAGAQILGTSHRQAPVKDMVGRVRDGLSRLFRLPDGYEVVLGNGGSTAFWDAAAFSLIERRSQNLVFGEFGGKFAKAAAAPFLEAPDVIRAEPGSRASANPLEGVDVYAWPHNETSTGVMAPVTRVHGDEGALTVVDATSAAGGIDFDAAQADVYYFAPQKNLASDGGVWLALFSPAALERVERIAASGRWIPEFLSLKNAVDNSRLNQTLNTPALATLLMLEDQLDWIERAGGLAWADARTRESSSVLYEWAERVECARPFVADPAHRSQVVVTMDFDDSIDAAAVARTLRANGVVDTEPYRKLGRNQLRVATFTAIEPDDVRALVRCIEFVVEQGAG
- a CDS encoding metal-dependent transcriptional regulator, translating into MTDLVDTTEMYLRTILDLEEEAIVPLRARISERLGHSGPTVSQTVARMERDGLVIVSGDRHLELTPEGRSKAVHVMRKHRLAERLLSDVIGLEWEFVHDEACRWEHVMSEQVERKILDLLGHPTESPYGNPIPGLDELGDSPAVAFMAGVVSIVEASLGTTEDAPARGVIRRLGEPVQFDPELLSQLKQAGVLPGATGSFSREGAYVLVRVDGAGPGLELPLEVAGHIFIER
- a CDS encoding C40 family peptidase, translating into MAHGDISGSVGNASDPTRPPAPGMDRLPTRRELRAAESAKAVRPRRDSATRTLQAPAPRLTPAPVPAGRSRRTKAANAVVMTFVTGLVGVMAIPAYAVGSSLEHTSSAEGASLQDYTAANAQVVTADNASSAPVEEESFTATSVADLNAQKAAAARAALAEQRRTQLASSATSYTGASPSQPAQNPIYPGTSATGVAAVARQYLGVPYVFGGNTPVGFDCSGLVQYVFAQFGLNLAHSVRAQDAAGFTVPASEARAGDIVVWNDGSHDGIYTGNGIMIDAPKPGDYVKERPVWSSNVHYVRLLG
- a CDS encoding HNH endonuclease, with the translated sequence MRTLVLNAGFEPLAVVSFKRALVLVLSGKATMLAQDEEHPILGNGGAWGRPSVILLTRYVRIPHARRVPVSRRGVLRRDGGRCAYCARNATTIDHVLPRSRGGKDTWENLVACCLSCNNRKSDRTPEEMGWTLRTSPRAPQGSGWVVSGMERPAPGWDEFLAPAA